One part of the Anguilla anguilla isolate fAngAng1 chromosome 11, fAngAng1.pri, whole genome shotgun sequence genome encodes these proteins:
- the tcea2 gene encoding transcription elongation factor A protein 2, protein MAKDQEVERIAKKLDKMVNKKNTDGAIDLLKELKNMTMSLETLQSTRIGMSVNAVRKQSSEEEVQSLAKSLIKSWKKLLDGSDGKMEKKKDSCPLTPSSNDSPGSSDWSSSKTQDIPKTPTTPTTPTTPKFTTFPPAPVTADSVRTKCRELLVAALQTDDDYKTIGVNCEDLAAQIEDCIFQDFKSTDMKYKSRLRSRISNLKDQKNPDLRRNVLCGNISAERIATMSAEEMASAELKEMRKALTKESIREHQLSKVGGTETDMFICGKCKGKNCTYTQVQTRSADEPMTTFVLCNECGNRWKFC, encoded by the exons ATGGCGAAGGACCAAGAAGTCGAGCGCATTGCTAAAAAGCTTGATAAGATGGTGAACAAGAAAAATACG gaTGGGGCTATTGATTTGCTGAAGGAGCTGAAAAACATGACGATGTCTTTGGAAACGCTGCAG TCCACCAGGATCGGCATGTCGGTGAACGCAGTGAGGAAGCAGAGCTCCGAGGAGGAAGTGCAGAGTTTGGCCAAGTCCCTCATCAAATCATGGAAGAAGCTGCTGG ACGGTTCTGACGGCAAGATGGAGAAGAAAAAGGACTCTTGCCCCCTAACGCCATCCTCCAATGACAGCCCAGGGTCTAGTGATTGGAG ttcaaGCAAAACACAAGACATCCCAAAGACTCCCAccaccccaaccacccccaccaccccgaaGTTCACCACCTTTCCCCCAGCCCCTGTTACCGCCGACAGCGTCCGCACCAAGTGCAGGGAGCTGCTGGTGGCGGCCTTGCAGACGGATG ATGATTACAAAACTATTGGAGTAAATTGTGAGGACTTGGCTGCACAGATTGAAGATT GCATCTTCCAGGACTTCAAGTCCACAGACATGAAGTACAAGAGTCGGCTGAGGAGCCGCATCTCCAACCTGAAGGACCAAAAGAACCCAGATCTGCGCCGGAACGTCCTCTGCGGGAACATCTCTGCCGAGCGCATCGCCACCATGAGCGCCGAG GAAATGGCAAGTGCTGAGCTGAAAGAGATGAGGAAGGCCCTGACCAAGGAGTCCATCCGTGAGCACCAGCTCTCCAAAGTGGGTGGCACAGAGACTGACATGTTCATCTGTGGGAAGTGCAAAGGGAAGAACTGCACCTACACCCAG gtGCAGACCCGCAGTGCTGATGAGCCCATGACCACCTTTGTGCTGTGTAACGAGTGTGGGAACAGGTGGAAG TTCTGTTAA